One window of the Seriola aureovittata isolate HTS-2021-v1 ecotype China chromosome 22, ASM2101889v1, whole genome shotgun sequence genome contains the following:
- the sbf1 gene encoding myotubularin-related protein 5 isoform X5: MARLADYFVVIGYDLDKRAEGEGQGRILQRFPEKDWEDSPFPQGVELFCQPSGWQLVPERQPTSFFVAVLTDINSDRHYSACFTFWEGLDNPQLQKAEASEVDEVDEELAVVQPAKVFAPKSLVLVSRLDYTEVFRNCLGLIYTIHVDSLSVPLETVIGNLLTCVIPIAGGSQRTITLGAGDRQVIQTPINDSLPVSGSSVAQLFRQLGIINVLYLFCAALTEHKILFLSSSYQRLTDACRGLLAIMFPLKYSFTYVPILPGKLLEVLSTPTPFIIGVNSFFRSETQELLDVIIADLDGGTVTIPECVHISLLPEPLLQQTQTALSMVLDPELEVADHAFPPMSTQPSSPKIQDKEIRGVFLWLFARLFQGYRWCLHIIRIHPEPVIRFHKAAFLGQRALSEDDFLMKVLDGMAFAGFVSERGPPYRATDLFDDLVANEVERIRQEETCPQKVMNHVKELAEQLFKNENPYPAVAMHKVQRPSEKSQTTTQNQTSFPVLDDVAVQLFVDHAAAKLKTAPPVVKAEFKSMVPSGPPLGDFVDRNGNVMANSARRLEVVRNCITYIFENKMLEAKKLMPAVLRALKGRAARVCLTQELNQHVLQNRAVLDDQQFDYIVRMMNCTLQDCSHMDEHGIAAALLPLVTAFCRKLGAGITQFAYSCVQEHMVWTNMQFWEAMFYSDVQNHIRALYLETEDGDQQKNLEQQDGSGGGREVSALELASEQNRLWPTLSKEMQTERVQKEESTVFSQAIHYANRMSYLLLPLDTSKNRLLRSSGIGDVESVSNSYVTNSIAGSMAESYDTESGFEDAESSDVANSVVRFINRFVDKVCNESGVTNEHLKALHTMIPDIVQMHIETLDAVHRESKRLPPIQKPKLLTPTLLPGEELVMDGMRVHLIPDGREEATGVMGGPPLLPAEGAIFLTTYRLIFKGTPTDPLVGEQVVTRSFPIASLTKEKRISVSLPMDQFVQEGLQLRSCTFQLMKIAFDEEVASDLAEVFRKHMHKLRYPQHVQGTFAFTVGQSGKMVVEHKTKDKNQSLKTLSKNLVKSAKRTIGRQYVTRKKYSPPTWENRSSLQSELDEDEISVSEEVDQSSLTLSSTIRSSDRQTMSNVVERACCRDYQRLGLGTLSNSLTRSKNEPFRISTVNRMYTVCRSYPGLLIVPQSIPDTTIQRICRCYRQNRFPVVCWRNSRTKAVLLRSAGLHAKGVVGFFKSPNAPTAVPSQADSTSLEQEKYLQAIISSMPTYSESSGRNTLSGFTSTHMSTSDSSDKLRQPKIGALMKQVMGTKEDVPGTFSRGALGQRAKVISLSQPKVSGKARNPPRGKWGSIRGSGRLSAYNPDVGTRLAGKESPQPNGGPSEALFLRQQKAYLYIIGDKAQLKGGKQDSFQQWEVVPIEVCDVRQVKNSFKKLMKACVPSSLTSDPNMTFLRCLEESEWMALLHRVLQVSVLVVELLNTGSSVMVSLEDGWDVTTQVVSLVQLLSDPYYRTFDGFRLLVEKEWLSFGHRFSHRGAQTLGSQNSGFTPVFLQFLDCVHQIHLQFPMEFEFSQYYLKFLAYHYVSNRFRTFLLDSDYERIELGVLYEEKGERKSPQVCKSVWDYIDRLNKKTPVFYNYMFSPEDDEVLRPYTFVSNLKVWDFYMEETLSEGASYDWETRGRQERVAEEMGEKPDTSGPKSQRRIVWPCYDSLSKVVPDAITKLLQDLQSLEAELGQTSEKWKDTWDKIKTAQRTETKLESKPSFSSSLLMSSNLSHQRRSQGVYLQESGVGSSINLALDCEASATSTPVAGRPSTSTLYSQFQSTESENRSFEGILFKKGALLKPWKPRWFVLDKTKHQLRYYESRQDKECKGVIELADVESVTPGTPAMGAPKNIEEKAFFDLKTTKRVYYFCAQDSLNAQLWMDSVQSCLSDA, encoded by the exons cggAGGGTGAAGGTCAAGGTCGCATTCTCCAGCGGTTTCCTGAGAAAGACTGGGAGGACAGCCCATTCCCACAAGGCGTAGAGCTG TTCTGTCAGCCCAGTGGTTGGCAGCTGGTTCCTGAGCGGCAGCCTACCTCCTTCTTTGTAGCGGTTTTGACTGACATCAACTCGGATCGTCACTACTCTGCCTGCTTCACCTTCTGGGAGGGACTGGACAACCCGCAG CTGCAGAAGGCTGAGGCCAGCGAGGTGGATGAAGTGGATGAGGAGCTGGCCGTCGTCCAACCAGCGAAGGTTTTTGCCCCTAAGAGCCTGGTGCTGGTGTCCCGCCTGGACTACACAGAGGTGTTCAGG AACTGTCTGGGTCTGATCTACACCATCCATGTAGACAGCCTGTCTGTCCCCTTGGAAACGGTGATCGGAAATCTCCTCACTTGTGTCATCCCGATCGCTGGAGGCTCTCAG AGGACCATAACTTTAGGTGCTGGCGACCGGCAGGTGATCCAGACTCCCATCAATGACTCGCTTCCTGTCAGCGGCAGCAGTGTGGCCCAGCTCTTCAGACAGCTCG gcaTCATCAACGTGTTGTATCTGTTCTGTGCGGCGCTGACGGAACACAAGATCCTGTTCTTGTCCAGCAGCTACCAGAGACTGACGGACGCCTGCCGTGGACTGCTGGCCATCATGTTCCCCCTCAAATACAG ctTCACCTACGTTCCCATCCTACCGGGAAAACTACTAGAGGTCCTGAGCACCCCCACTCCCTTCATCATTGGTGTCAATTCATTCTTCCGCTCCGAGACACAAGAACTG TTGGATGTGATCATCGCTGACCTGGACGGCGGCACGGTGACAATCCCCGAGTGTGTGCACATCTCCCTGCTGCCTGAACCGCTCCTTCAGCAGACACAGACCGCGCTCTCCATG GTTTTGGATCCAGAGCTGGAAGTGGCTGATCATGCCTTCCCCCCAATGTCCACGCAACCGTCTTCACCTAAGATCCAG gatAAGGAGATTCGAGGAGTCTTTCTGTGGCTGTTCGCTCGGCTCTTTCAGGGCTATCGCTGGTGTTTACACATCATTCGCATTCACCCCGAACCAGTGATCCGCTTCCACAAG GCCGCCTTCCTGGGTCAGAGGGCGCTGTCGGAGGACGACTTCCTCATGAAGGTGTTGGACGGCATGGCGTTTGCAGGTTTCGTGTCAGAGAGGGGGCCTCCCTACAGAGCCACCGACCTGTTTGATGAC CTGGTAGCCAATGAGGTGGAGCGGATACGACAAGAGGAGACCTGTCCACAGAAAGTCATGAACCATGTGAAGGAGCTGGCCGAGCAGCTCTTCAAAAAC GAGAATCCGTACCCCGCGGTGGCGATGCACAAGGTCCAGCGACCGTCTGAAAAAAGCCAGACCACTACACAGAATCAGACGTCCTTCCCTGTGTTGGACGACGTCGCGGTGCAGCTCTTCGTCGACCACGCCGCCGCCAAGCTCAAGACCGCGCCTCCCGTCGTCAAGGCGGAGTTCAAGAGCATGGTGCCATCCGGGCCCCCGCTGG GAGACTTCGTGGACAGAAACGGCAACGTGATGGCGAATAGCGCTCGCAGGCTGGAAGTGGTCAGGAACTGCATCACGTACATCTTTGAGAATAAGATGCTGGAGGCAAAGAAG TTGATGCCAGCTGTACTGCGGGCGCTGAAGGGTCGGGCAGCCAGGGTTTGTTTGACCCAGGAGCTCAATCAGCATGTCCTACAGAACCGAGCTGTGCTGGATGACCAGCAGTTCGACTACATCGTCCGCATGATGAACTGCACCTTACAG gACTGTTCACATATGGACGAACACGGCATTGCAGCCGCCCTGCTTCCACTGGTCACAGCCTTCTGCAGA AAACTGGGCGCAGGCATCACTCAGTTTGCCTACAGCTGCGTGCAGGAGCACATGGTGTGGACCAACATGCAGTTCTGGGAGGCCATGTTCTACAGCGACGTCCAGAACCACATCAGGGCTCTGTACCTGGAGACAGAGGACGGTGATCAGCAGAAGAACCTG GAGCAGCAGGACGGGTCGGGGGGCGGACGAGAGGTCAGCGCGCTGGAGCTGGCGTCGGAGCAGAACAGACTGTGGCCGACGCTGAGCAAGGAAATGCAGACGGAGCGCGTGCAGAAGGAGGAGAGCACGGTGTTCAGTCAGGCCATCCACTACGCCAACAGGATGAGCtacctgctgctgccgctggACACCAGCAAGAACCGCCTGCTGAGGAGCTCGGGCATCGGAGACGTGGAGAGTGTGAGCAACAGCTACGTCACTAACAG TATTGCAGGCAGCATGGCGGAGAGCTACGACACAGAGAGCGGCTTCGAAGATGCCGAGAGCTCAGACGTGGCCAACTCTGTGGTGCGCTTCATTAACCGCTTCGTAGACAAAGTGTGTAACGAGAGCGGCGTGACCAATGAGCACCTTAAGGCTCTCCACACCATGATACCAG ATATCGTTCAGATGCACATCGAGACGTTAGACGCAGTCCACAGGGAGAGTAAGAGGCTGCCTCCAATCCAAAAG CCCAAGTTGCTGACGCCGACTCTGTTGCCGGGTGAGGAGCTGGTGATGGACGGCATGCGCGTCCACCTGATTCCCGACGGCCGCGAGGAGGCCACGGGGGTGATGGGAGGTCCGCCGCTGCTCCCCGCTGAGGGTGCCATCTTCCTCACCACCTACCGACTCATCTTCAAGGGCACGCCTACAGACCCACTGG TGGGGGAGCAGGTGGTCACTCGCTCGTTCCCTATAGCCTCTCTCACCAAGGAGAAGAGGATCTCAGTCAGTTTACCCATGGACCAGTTTGTCCAGGAGGGGCTGCAGCTACGATCCTGCACCTTCCAG CTGATGAAGATCGCGTTTGATGAGGAGGTTGCGTCAGACCTGGCCGAGGTTTTCAGGAAGCACATGCACAAGCTGCGTTATCCCCAGCATGTCCAGGGCACGTTTGCCTTCACTGTGGGTCAGAGTGGGAAGATGGTGGTGGAGCACAAGACCAAGGACAAGAACCAGTCGCTCAA GACTCTTTCCAAGAACCTGGTGAAGAGTGCCAAACGGACCATAGGTCGGCAGTATGTGACCAGGAAGAAGTATTCTCCGCCCACCTGGGAGAACAGGAGCAGCTTGCAGTCAGAGCTGGATGAGGATGAAATCTCAG TCTCAGAGGAGGTGGACCAGAgctccctcaccctctcctccaccatCCGTTCATCTGACAGACAGACCATGAGTAACGTGGTGGAGCGGGCCTGTTGTCGCGACTACCAGCGTCTGGGTCTGGGCACGCTCAGTAACAGCCTGACACGCTCCAAGAACGAGCCCTTCAGGATTTCAACTGTTAACCGCATGTACACCGTCTGCAGGAG ctaCCCCGGCCTGCTGATAGTGCCTCAGAGCATCCCGGACACGACCATCCAGAGAATCTGCCGCTGCTACCGACAAAACCGCTTCCCTGTGGTTTGCTGGAGGAATTCGAGAACCAAGGCTGTCCTTCTGCGCTCCGCAGGCCTCCACGCTAAGGGTGTCGTGGGCTTCTTCAAGTCCCCCAACGCCCCCACTGCAG tgcCCTCCCAGGCAGACTCCACCAGTCTGGAGCAGGAGAAATACCTGCAGGCCATCATCAGCTCCATGCCTACATACAGTGAGAGCAGCGGCAGGAACACACTCAGTGGCTTCACCTCCACACATATGAGCACCTCCG ACTCGTCAGACAAGCTGAGGCAGCCCAAGATCGGCGCTCTGATGAAACAGGTGATGGGCACCAAGGAGGATGTTCCTGGAACCTTcagcagaggag CTCTGGGTCAAAGGGCGAAAgtcatctccctctctcagccCAAAGTGTCTGGCAAGGCCAGGAACCCTCCTAGAG gTAAATGGGGCAGTATCCGAGGCAGCGGGCGTCTAAGTGCCTACAACCCAGACGTGGGGACGCGTCTGGCTGGAAAAGAGTCTCCGCAGCCCAACGGAGGGCCAAGTGAGGCGCTGTTCCTACGCCAGCAGAAGGCCTACCTCTACATCATTGGAGACAAGGCCCAGCTCAAG GGAGGGAAGCAGGACTCGTTCCAGCAGTGGGAGGTGGTTCCCATCGAGGTGTGTGACGTGCGGCAGGTGAAGAACAGCTTTAAGAAGCTGATGAAAGCCTGCGTGCCGAGCTCCCTGACCTCCGACCCCAACATGACTTTCCTTCGATGCCTGGAGGAGTCGGAGTGGATGGCTCTG ctgcaCAGGGTGCTGCAGGTATCTGTCCTGGTGGTGGAACTTCTGAACACAGGCTCGTCGGTCATGGTCAGCCTGGAGGACGGCTGGGACGTCACGACTCAG GTGGTGTCCCTGGTGCAGCTGCTGTCCGACCCCTACTACAGAACCTTTGACGGCTTCCGGCTGCTGGTGGAGAAGGAGTGGCTGTCGTTCGGCCACAGGTTCAGCCACCGCGGAGCTCAGACGCTGGGCAGCCAGAACAGCGGCTTCACCCCCGTCTTCCTGCAGTTCCTGGACTGCGTGCACCAG ATCCACCTCCAGTTCCCCATGGAGTTTGAGTTCAGTCAGTACTACCTGAAGTTCTTGGCGTACCACTACGTGTCCAACCGCTTCCGCACCTTCCTGCTCGACTCCGACTACGAGCGCATAGAGCTGG gagtgctttatgaggagaaaggagagaggaaaagccCTCAGGTGTGTAAGTCTGTGTGGGACTACATCGACAGACTCAACAAGAAAACACCCGTCTTCTACAACTACATGTTCTCTCCTGAGGATGACGAG gtgctgCGGCCGTACACCTTCGTCTCCAACCTGAAGGTGTGGGACTTCTACATGGAGGAGACTCTGTCCGAGGGGGCGTCCTACGACTGGGAGACGAGGGGACGGCAGGAGCGCGTGGCAGAGGAGATGGGGGAGAAACCCGACACCAGCGGGCCCAAGTCGCAGCGGCGCATCGTGTGGCCGTGTTACGACAGCCTGAGCAAGGTGGTGCCCGACGCCATCACCAAGCTGCTGCAGGACCTGCAGAGTCTGGAGGCCGAGCTCGGCCAAACGTCAGAGAAGTGGAAGGATACGTGGGATAAAATCAAGACCGCGCAGAGGACGGAGACCAAACTGGAGAGCAAG CCGTCGTTCTCCAGCTCCCTGCTGATGTCGTCCAACCTGAGCCACCAGCGGCGTTCTCAGGGCGTCTATCTGCAGGAGAGCGGCGTGGGATCCTCCATCAACCTGGCGCTGGACTGCGAGGCCAGCGCCACCTCCACGCCTGTAGCCGGTCGGCCGAGCACCAGCACCCTCTACAGCCAGTTCCAGAGCACCGAGAGCGAGAACAG GAGTTTTGAAGGCATCCTGTTCAAGAAAGGGGCATTGTTGAAACCATGGAAACCTCGGTGGTTTGTGCTGGACAAGACCAAACATCAG CTGAGATACTACGAGAGCAGGCAGGATAAGGAGTGTAAAGGCGTGATCGAGCTGGCTGACGTGGAGTCCGTCACTCCAGGAACTCCTGCCATGGGAGCACCCAAAAACATCGAGGAGAAAGCCTTCTTTGAT CTCAAGACGACCAAACGAGTGTATTACTTCTGTGCCCAGGACAGCCTGAACGCACAGCTGTGGATGGACAGTGTTCAGAGCTGCTTGTCAGATGCCTAG